From Corvus cornix cornix isolate S_Up_H32 chromosome 5, ASM73873v5, whole genome shotgun sequence, the proteins below share one genomic window:
- the UBR7 gene encoding putative E3 ubiquitin-protein ligase UBR7 codes for MEAAAPEGAEPGSAGSGAEEPVVSLAEVLAENEELEKEARAVLGGSDHERCSYSQGAVKRQALYACSTCTPPGAEPAGICLACSYECHGTHRLFELYTKRNFRCDCGNSKFKNLQCKLFPEKSKVNSGNKYNDNFYGLYCTCKRPYPDPEDEIPDEMIQCIVCEDWFHGRHLGAVPPESGDFHEMVCQACMNHCHFLWAYASQLAVPPLTKANSLENEGIVLKVEESEEQKKEIIKESGVEHQDTKEEKQSEQFNEPSTSSGSACPEVVTKSEEPVCKLKELQSKPFVKKDTATFWPSNWRNKLCTCEDCLKMYSDLEVQFLTDECDTVLAYENKGTSDQETERRDPLMDTLNSMNRVQQVELICEYNDLKTELTDYLRRFADEGTVVKREDIQHFFEEFQSRKRRRTNRMQYYCS; via the exons ATGGAGGCGGCGGCTCCTGAGGGCGCCGAGCCGGGGAGCGCCGGGAGCGGCGCGGAGGAACCCGTGGTGTCCCTGGCGGAGGTGCTGGCGGAGAAcgaggagctggagaaggaagcGCGGGCCGTGCTGGGGGGCAGCGACCACGAGCGCTGCAGTTACTCACAG GGCGCGGTGAAGCGGCAGGCGCTGTACGCCTGCAGCACCTGCACGCCGCCCGGCGCCGAGCCCGCGGGGATCTGCCTGGCCTGCAGTTACGAGTGCCACGGCACCCACCGGCTCTTCGAGCTCTACACCAAGAG gaattTCCGCTGTGACTGTGGGAATAGCAAGTTCAAAAATCTGCAGTGCAAGTTATTCCCG GAAAAGAGCAAGGTGaattcaggaaataaatataatgaCAATTTCTACGGATTGTACTGTACATGTAAAAGACCTTATCCTGATCCTGAAGATGAG ATTCCAGATGAGATGATCCAATGCATAGTTTGTGAAGACTGGTTCCATGGAAGG CATCTTGGTGCAGTTCCCCCTGAAAGTGGAGACTTCCATGAAATGGTGTGCCAGGCCTGCATGAATCACTGCCATTTCCTATGGGCTTATGCATCACAATTAGCAG TTCCTCCTTTGACCAAAGCGAACTCCCTTGAGAATGAAGGGATTGTCCTGAAGGTAGAGGAAagtgaagagcagaagaaagaaataataaaagaaagtgGAGTGGAACACCAAGAcacaaaggaggaaaagcaatcGGAACAATTTAATGAACCATCCACTAGCTCTGGGTCTGCCTGTCCTGAG GTAGTTACTAAGAGCGAGGAGCCAGTCTGCAAGCTGAAGGAGCTCCAAAGCAAGCCATTTGTAAAAAAAGATACTGCCACCTTTTGGCCATCGAACTGGAGGAACAAATTATGCACCTGTGAAGACTGTTTG AAAATGTATTCAGATCTTGAAGTCCAGTTCCTGACAGATGAATGTGACACTGTCTTGGCTTACGAAAATAAGGGTACCAGTGAccaagagacagagagaagagatcCTTTAATGGACACCCTTAACAGCATGAACAGAGTCCAACAAGTGGAACTCATCTGTG AATACAATGATTTAAAGACGGAACTGACTGACTATCTCAGGAGGTTTGCAGATGAGGGAACG GTGGTTAAAAGAGAAGATATCCAGCACTTCTTTGAAGAATTTCAGTCTCGGAAAAGGCGACGGACTAACAGGATGCAGTACTACTGTAGTTAG
- the GON7 gene encoding EKC/KEOPS complex subunit GON7 has product MAELVAGTEPGLRQDLVAELRGRDGRTRTVRVPYPVAEEGEAAQLRGLRRALSELQERVVEMLAPLVQEERAAAGGARRGDGGDDDDYDDDEEDQGEDENNVDTAASGDDPPLKRTKVQQP; this is encoded by the exons ATGGCGGAGCTTGTGGCGGGGACGGAGCCGGGCCTGCGTCAGGATCTGGTGGCGGAGCTGCGGGGCCGCGACGGGCGGACGCGGACGGTGCGGGTGCCATACCCGGTGGCGGAGGAGGGCGAGGCCGCCCAGCTGCGCGGGCTCCGGCGGGCCCTGAGCGAGCTGCAGGAGCGGGTGGTGGAGATGCTGGCCCCGCTGGTGCAGGAggagcgggcggcggcgggcggcgcgcgGCGCG GTGATGGCGGAGATGACGACGACTACGATGACGACGAGGAGGATCAAGGCGAAGACGAAAACAACGTGGACACGGCGGCGAGCGGCGATGATCCTCCCCTGAAGCGGACGAAGGTGCAGCAGCCGTGA
- the TMEM251 gene encoding transmembrane protein 251 produces the protein MMNFRQRMGWIGVGLYLLASAAAFYYVFEINETYNKLALEHIQQHPKEPQEGTTWTHSLKVRLLSLPFWLWTIIFLIPYLQMFLFLYSCTRADPKTVGYCIIPICLAVICNRHQTFVKASNQISRLQLIDT, from the coding sequence ATGATGAACTTCCGCCAGAGGATGGGCTGGATTGGTGTGGGGCTGTACTTGTTAGCAAGTGCTGCGGCTTTTTATTACGTCTTTGAAATCAATGAGACTTACAACAAACTAGCACTGGAGCACATTCAGCAACACCCCAAGGAACCACAGGAAGGAACCACATGGACACACTCCTTAAAAGTACGACTGCTATCCTTGCCGTTTTGGCTGTGGactataatatttttaataccGTATTTACAGATGTTCTTGTTCCTCTATTCCTGTACAAGAGCTGACCCCAAAACTGTTGGGTATTGCATCATTCCTATCTGCTTGGCTGTTATTTGCAATCGTCACCAAACATTTGTGAAGGCCTCTAATCAGATCAGTAGATTACAACTGATTGACACTTAG